The window GGATGTAGCACAATCCCACACTACTATGCTTTGTGTGCCCGTGATACAGAAGCTCAAGGGCCACCAGGAAGTAAACCAGCCCCCTCCACCAGCCTTATCCACGAGAACGACTTGACGGTGTCCTACAGTGACTTGGATAAAATTTTCAATTCGGATGAAGACGAGTTAGCAGTAAGGGTGTGCACAAAGATGCTCAAAGTCTTTCTGTTTACTGATATGTTGCTTTTTCCATGAAGCCCGGAGCCAAAAGAGCTGGAGTGGGTGTAGATGACAAGTTTATCTCCAAAGAAACAAAACCCACCTCTTTGGATGCCTTGTCATGTATAAGTAAGACTCATTATTTAATCTTGTTCacttgtgaattttttttccacgggGGAAAACACTGTCCTCCCTTTTTTGTGTCGACAGGCACGGCAGATCTGCACAAGATGTTTCCCACTCCACCCTCTCTGGAGCAGCAGGGTTACTCCCCCATGAACTCGGGGAGCAAGGACAGCCTGGAAGCGGGGGCTGGTCTCACCTCGCTGGATGGCAGCCAACTCAACAACAACTTCAAGATGGAGGTGGAGGAGGGATTCTGTAGCCCCAAGCCGTCTGAAGTAAAGGTACTTGACACCCTTAGGGAAGCTCATAACACATTGACCAATCCGTGTTCCAATGTGAGGCCTTCGTTTTTGCTTGCAGGACTTTTCCTTCGTGTACAAGCCGGAAACGAGTCAGCCATTCATCGGCTGCTCCATGTACGCCCCCCTCAAGACGCTGCCCAGTCAATATCTGTTGCCAATCAAGCTGCCGGAGcacaagtgtgtgtatgtgcgcagCTGGAGCATTGGCAAAATGGAGCTCATGCCCCCGGTGGTGACTAAAGATGGGTAAGTCACGGGGCAGTCTCATCCACTGCATTTCATCTAATGCTGTACTTTTCAATACCAAGAATAGAGCTTTTCATGGAATTCCATAAACCAGGGGCAGGgaacttactgtattttcttgcatgcaCGCCATATTTATCGctccaaaaaaagatgactgaatcgagggtatgacAAACTAAACCGCTACGTGGGAAGTTGTCAATTTCAACAATTTTATggtaattttaagggtacgccTTATACTcgggggcggctaatatgccagaaaatacggtatggcTCTGGAGCCATTCTCTTGGCTCGCCCACATTTAAATGTTTGCCCcatcagttttttttagatatattttagattttcagCTGTTCAATCATCTGAGCTCTAAactcctttttctttttatcaaatTAAAGTAATATACCAAGTGTGGAGCCCGAGGACATCCAGAGCCACACCCCTCAAACCCACACGCCCGTGATGTCGAGCAGCGCTCCTCCCAGCAACAGTGGCGCGGGCATCCTCCCTTCCCCGGCCACGCCCCGCTTCTCCGTACCCACGCCTCGCACTCCGCGAACCCCCCGGACGCCCCGCGGACCTTCTAGCGTCCAGGGCTCGCTCAAGTATGACAACTCGGACCTCTACTCCCCCGCCTCCACCTCTTCCACCTGCCGACCGCTCAGCTCCGTGGAGCCGGCCACCGTTCCCTCCATCCCGGAGGCCCACAGCCTTTACGTCACGCTCATCCTCTCAGAGTCGGTGATGAACCTCTTCAAGGACTGCAACTTCGACAGCTGCTGCGTGTGCGTCTGCAACATGAATATCCGCGGGGCCGACGTGGGCGTCTACCTGAAGGACACCGGGGAGGCCCAGTACCCGTGCACGTGCGGCTTCAGCGCCGTCGCAAACCGCCGCTTCGGCCAGTCGGCCGGGCTCTTCCTGGAGGACGAGCTGGACGTGGTGGGGCGCGGCTCGGACGCCAGCCGCGACACGGAACGCTCCTTCGAAGAGCAGCGGGCGTCTGCGAAACACAAATCCTGCAGTCTGAAAGAGAAACCGCCGGATGAGCTCATCCTACTGCTGCAGGACCAGTGCACCAACCCGTTTGCCCCAATGGCCGGCGTGGAGTACCCCAAATTGAGCTCTGCCCCCAGCTCTTTTGTTAGGGTGGAGGAAAGGGACTGCTATAACGACTGCTACATGGCTCTGGAGCACGGCAGGCAATTCATGGATAACATGTCAGGAGGCAAGGTGGATGAAGCACTAGTGAAAAGCACTTGTCTTCATCAGTGGCCAAAATGCAAATGTAAGCATTTATTTCGATTTTTGTTCAAGTGTATTCCATTTGAaatctttgaattaaaatgAGGTTTCTTCCCCCCCATACAGCAGCGGACATGAACAAGCTGTTCTCTCAGGACGTGCTGCGGGTGCTGTTGTCCCTTCAGCCCGTCTTGCAGGACGCCATCCAAAAGAAGAGAAGCGTGCGCTCGTGGGGAGTGCAGGGACCCCTGACCTGGCAGCAATTCCACAAGATGGCCGGGAGAGGCTCTTATGGTAGGACAATGGAGTGGGGGGCATttaactatttttggtcatttgatAGGGAGGGCTGAATGAGagcctccaagtcaaaatggattgggcgcctCACGCCGTCAAAGGCGTCTTAAATGAACTACAAAGGGTAAACTGTGTACTCCCACAGGTACAGATGAGTCTCCTGAGCCGCTGCCCATCCCGACATTTCTGGTGGGGTACGAGTACGATTTTGTGGTACTGTCCCCGTTTGGCCTTCCCTACTGGGAAAAGCTGCTCTTGGACCCCTTCGGCTCCCAGAGGAATGTCGGATTTGTCGTCATCTGCCCAGAAAGCGAAACACTTGTCAATCGGGCTAAAATCTTCTTTAAGGATTTGAGCGCCATGTACGAGGTGTGTGCTTtaccatctttttttgttgtatccataattaaaaaaaaaaatacagcctcATAATCAGAATTCATCTCCTCGACAGGCATGCCAGCTGGGGCAGCACAGACCCATCTGCAAAAACTACTCCGATGGCATCCTGAAAGTGGGTAGCACGGAAGGCAGGAGCATGAGCGAGCAGCCTCTGAGCGACTGGTTCCTCAAGATGGCTGTCAGGGACGGCAACAACGAGGCCTTTATTAAACTCAAACTCTTTGCTCAAGTGTGCCGCTATGATCTCGGTACTTAGTTTTCATGATTAGAGATTGAAATGCTCTATTGACAACATGATGAATTGAATGTTaagtttttcctttaatttttttgctaatTGGTTGATTCATGTCTCCTTCCTCAGCTCCCTACCTATCAGAGCAATCTCTGGACAGCTCGCTCCTCTCCCAGCGCAACCCGGGCACGACGACTTCCCAGAACTCCGCCTCTTCTGCCGCCACTTCAGGACACCCGAGCACTAACGCCCAGATCAACAGCACCCCTCAGCCCAACCCGGCTGCCCCCCAGGCCATGGGTGGGTTGGTGTCATCAAAGCCGGGGGCCTACCCCCCGTTTGTCGCCGGCGGGTTGCAGGGTAGCGTGGCGCATAACGGACCCCAGTCGAACCCGCAAGGCCAGAGTGCAGAAAATGCTGCTGCTCAGGTCTCGAGTGAGGCACCTGAGAGGTAAGTCATTACTGTGGAAAACCAGCTTTGTATTATAATTCTCCTTAGTGACTGGACTTGATTGGCTTAAACAACTCAACCTGACTATGattttttgttattcatttaagaTCTTCAAGATGGTGTGGGTGGTCATATTAGTTGTTCTGCCCCTGTTACTAGTTTTGCTTTTGTGACCACAAGGCTGAGTGTTTTTTGATATAACTTGAGAGTTAAAGAGAAGGATAACAGGGTTTGGGTTCCCAATGGAAAGAATCCTGTTTAATACATCGAAAATAAAGactgaatttcatttttcttttccatattAGTCGAGGAATAATGTCAAAAGTGAGCCAAAATTTCCAGGTGTGCCTGCCCGATATGCAATACAATGCAGGTATAACTGACGTCACAAAATGTCCATGCCTGTAAAGggtgacattttatttaaattttctccattatcagaGTTCAAAGAACTTCGCAATTTCTATAATTAGTTACTTTGTTTCACACAGTTTACTTCTACTAGGTGTTATTATTTTCTCTGACTTGAGGCTTATTAGAACCTTTCAAATTCAGTGACTTCTACACTGTGTTAAACAGCCATTTCTTTTCCTCtccagcaccatggacagagaCAAAGTGGGCAAGCCGACAGACGGCGAGTCCCACGCCATCTCGTACCCGCCCGCCATCGTCGTGTACATCGTGGACCCCTTCAGCTATGCCGACGTGGACCGCGAGGTCCACTCTAGCGCCTACACGCTAGGCCTCCTGCGCTGCTACATGGAGATGCTTCAGTTTCTTCCCGCTCGCATCAGAAACGCCGTCTCGGTGCAAGTACGTGTCCCGACGCCTCAGAAGGGGTTTGCTTACCGCGGAGCTTTGATTCGCTTTGATACACTTTGCCGCTCAGCTGCACAAGGAGATGAGAATGTGCCTGGGAATCATTAGCGAGCCAGTTCAGGTGAAAAGTGATAGGCTAACTGACAGAAGGTGGCGTAAACATGTCAAAGGGAATTAGTGCGAGTGGTGGTGACGTTCCTACTGCAAGTATTAGAACGTGATCCTGGCGGAAGATGGATGGATGTAATACAACACGCTATATAGTATGAATCAGAGTGACACATGacacgtttttatttatttttttaacgacGCTTGCGTAATTGCtgtattggggggaaaaagagccGGTAAAACGTGTGGTGATCTTTAGTCTTTATTATGAGAGGAGGATTGAAGTACTCGTTAATACTGGagatatgaaaataaataatactagAGGAAAATTGATACACCCATTTGCAACATGGGGAGGATCGAAAACAAGGTCAGAGGCCGTTTCAATGTCTGTTGCCTATTGTTGTAGTTAGGCTTGGGCGATAAAACGGTAATTATCGCCATTTTTTTGTCGACAATATTAATGCAAACTTTGATAATATTTGATAAATTTAAGctgcaattacaccacaaaAAGTGCACACAGGTTATCTTCACCCTCACTTGATGTCTGTTCATTTTCTGCTCAAGCTGAAATATCACGCACACGCATTGTTTAGAAAGCAAAACGTAGCGGAAAAAAGGTCAATCACGAACAATTTTAGACTGGAGGAAAGAAAGGGATGTGCCAATTTATTTGTGTATGTTATGTTTGCAATATGCACTAACAACAGTCACTTATTTGCCTtacttttttattcatattgATGGATTTATGTCACCAATGCTCATCAAGTGCttgtccccccctctctccatCAGATCGTTCCATGCCAGTACCTCCTCCAGCCAGTACGCAGTGGCGAGCGCCACCTGTACGGGCAGCACCTCAAGTCGCTCGCCTTCTCCGTCTTCACGCAGTGTCGGCGGCCCCTACCCAACTCGACCAACTTCAAGGCTCTGACGGGCTTTGGTCCTGGCCTCGCCATCGACATGGCGCTCAAGAACCCGGAGGTAAAAAtggcttttaaaataaaagttcagctcagggGGGCTAtggataatttatttatttatttaatattgtttGATCTATCACCCAAATTCTTTCCCAACTTGATTGTTTTGTAACCCGGCTAAAAAGTTTTTATCGCAAGTCTAAAAGGAGAccttaaagtattttttcatcTGAATTGTCTAAAACTAAGCCTCCTTTTTCTGTCCTCGTAGAGGCCAGAGTGTCTCCGTCTGTACACCCCTCCCTTCATTCTGGCGCCGGTGAAGGACAAGCAGACGGAGCTGGGCGAGACATTTGGGGAGGCGTCGCAAAAGTACAACATCCTCTTTGTGGGCTATTGCCTGTCTCACGACCAGCGCTGGCTGCTGGCGTCCTGCACCGATCAACACGGCGAGCTGCTGGAGAGCTGCATCATCAGCATCGACGTGCCCAACAGGTGCGTCCGCCTCCCCGGGCGGGGCCAGCTGTGCATTTTGGGCCCGCCTTGAAACGCGATCGTCCGTATCTGTGTTCCCGCCGCGCAGGGCTCGCAGGAAAATGGGCTCCGCCCGGCAACTGGGGCTACAGAAGCTGTGGGATTGGTGTCTGGGCCTGGTGCAGGTGACGTCCCTGCCTTGGAGGGTCGTAATTGGTCGCCTAGGAAGGATGGGCCATGGCGAATTGAGAGGTAAAGACATTTTTCTCTTCCTCCCTAttattgccttattgattttatcttgtgtttttaacatcaacctgcacgagactaaagatggaaattagcctttggccaTAATCGGATTCATTTGTATTGTCCCTCTTATTAAATAAACCAAACTCCCAACTCAAATCAAATGTAATTtactttattgttttccagtTGAACTGCCAAAAAAATTGGCACAGTGACCATTAGACACCAATAGAAATTTCACTCATGTCCATGTAGCTAAGAGGCAGACGTTTGAAATAGACGATGAAAATGTGCCTTTGTGGTATTCCTATTGGTTCGAAGCTAAAACCTGCATTGTAAATATGTTGTGATATTTGATGTTCCAGATTGGAGTATTCTGCTGAGCAGGAGGAACCTTCAGTCCCTCAGCAAGCGTCTCAAGGAGACGTGCCGCATGTGCGGCATCTCTGCCGCGGACACGCCGAGCATCCTTAGCGCCTGCCTGGTCGCCATGGAGCCCCAAGGCTCCTTTGTCGTCAtgccaggtaaaaaaaaaaataattaaaaactgcCTGCGTCATCTCGATCAGCGTTTTGATCggaaccacttgccaacggctCGCAGATTCGGTGTCGACGGGCTCGGTGTTCGGCCGCAGCACGACGCTCAACATGCAGACGTCCCAGCTGAGCACGCCGCAGGATACGTCGTGCACGCACATTCTGGTGTTCCCCACCTCGGCCATGGTGCAAGTCAACACCAACACGTCAGAACCCATCGACATCAACTTCAACCCCATCAACCCAGGTGAGCTCGGTCTCCGAGTAGCGTCTGCGGAACACGGCAAACCGTCCTTCTCCATCTGCGCAGACGGCTCTGACGGAATGGACATCCTGGACCTGTTCGACAACGACATGGTGGATCCGGACATCATCAGCATTCTGCCTAACTTGCCTACCACGTCCCCCGTCCACTCGCCTGGCTCGCACTATCATCAGGGCGGGGATGGGAGCAAGGTCAGCACGGAGCGCCACTCTGAAGAGGGGGGGACGAGTttgagagctttttttttctctccgtgTCGCAGGGTCAGAGCGCCGATCGCATGGAGTCGCACGAGGAGGCGTTGAACATCCTGCAGCAGCCCATGGCCCTGGGCTACTTTGTCTCCACCGCCAAGGCCGGCCCGCTTCCCGACTGGTTCTGGTCGGCCTGTCCTCAAGCTCAGAACCAGTGTCCCCTCTTCCTCAAGGTATTTGACAGGCCAGGGTGTGGGGGAGCTTTCGCCCGTTCGCAGCTCATGACGTTGTCGACGTTTTCGCGCCAGGCTTCTCTGCACCTGCACGTGTCGTCAGTCCAGTCCGACGAGCTGCTGCACAGCAGGCACTCCCACCCCCTCGACTCCAACCACACCTCTGATGTCCTCAGGTCAGATATTCTAGCTTTCAAGAGAAAGATGGCGGCCCCATTATCACAAAgatgtgggggggggggaatagtGATCAATGTAGTTTGTTGTAGTAGCGCAATCTTGCCatgttaacaacaacaaaaaagacaaagtagTGAAATACTTGGTTGTCaggccactttttttttgttgttgctcctTTTGGATTCAGATTCGTCCTCGAGCAGTACAACGCCCTCTCGTGGCTGACGTGCGACCCGGCCACGCAGGATCGCCGCTCCTGTCTGCCCGTTCACTTTGTGGTGCTGACGCAAATGTACAACTTCATCATGAACATGCTTTGATGTCGACGAGGACTCTTCCAATCAGATGCCAAGAATCCATTTTGTGGATGATCAAGGGAGGTTTCGTAAGGACACCTTTTTCAATGACTGTAGATCGCAATCGATGAAATTTTATCCGAATGAAATGCCTGcatatattatttattgtaaGTTTTTAAAGGTGGAATTTTTAACGCTTAATATCTTTTATATATTACAAATCTTAGCGGGTGTGTACATCTCAGTGTAAAGGAAGTGGCTTTGGAACAAGCGATCAACTTTTTGCTGTAGATGGCTTTTAGAATCTTATTTTTTCAAAGAAGGGTACACGCCTTTTTATCGCCACGCTGTAAACATGAAGTGGACGCCGGGCTTGGCTCCGCCCCTCCACGGGGCGAGCGTCTGCCCTCGCACACTTTAAACTCAATGAGCTCTGAAGAGGAATTCAAAAGGTACATTGTCAgatgatatattttatataacaGATTTAGGTAAtcttgtgtgcgtgcgtgtgtgcgcgtgcgtgtgtgtatatgtgtacatataatTGTGTGCCGCTACTGATGGTGCAGCTTCTGTTTTAGGAATAAAGTGCGTCTACATGATATTACCTCTTTGTGCACGGATTTTTTCGTAATCAAGGGAAAGTTATCATGTCAATTCCGGCAAAAAGAATATTGTCAACGGACaaattacattcattcatcttccgtactgctCAACCTCAAAGGTTGCTGGAGCTTGACCCAgccgactttgggcgaaaggcagactacaccctacacaggttgccagtcagccgtagggcacaaaTAGAGAGACTAACAACCCTACGCCACCACAACCATACCGCCACCAATGGGAATGTAAcacgcactgaagtcaggtgagtgaacctttAGCCATGAAATGTAATTTGTGGAAAATGAAGGAACACTTGATACCAATATTTTGAGTAAGGCACTAGTTAAGTTTTAACTGACATTATACTCTTAGGCATCTTGGGCTGTCTCGTGgcatagaggttcactcacctgactttggtgtggcaggtgtgggttcgaatcctgctggtggtggtattgTTGGGAAATGTAatttgtggaaaatgaatgaacactttataccaggggtgtcaaacatacggcccgcgggccggaactggcccccaaggaggttcgatcaggcccgcaggataaatTGAAagaatgcataaaagacatggaattaatatttttaattcgctgcaattcatggattatccgctaaggggcgcactatttccatcagagtagaagacaagccgcatcactgagacagactgaaaacagcagcaactccataaattttcagtatgtattgtatgtgtatgtatgtttcatgtatgaagtttacagatttacaggacaggcgaacactttcttcattacacatttaaaatcactctccttagtttgtaaggtgcacgcagggattacatttagattttatatgcgtatgtgtaagtggtttaaaaattcctttctttaaaagtctcatttaatcttaaagtgcatgactatatttttcagtaccaattaaagttttgtgcctttgtacaatcagtgggatcagttgcaatgcatatttgtgaatgataaaagtcaattgcacatttgtctaaggaaatatgaggtgtttcatgaaatgttttgtaaaaggatagttcattcaatttcaatattttcctaatgttcttgtgcttctttacaccaaaacaaaggaaagacatgatattttggttatttatagcagagcatggtataattttaatggtccggcccacttgacatctccctaggctgTATGTGAaccacgatgccaaatgagtttgacacccctggtatatagtaaggctttttttctttaaaaaacgacatagtatagtaaggctttttttcttaaaaaacgacatagtatagtatggcttttcctccctaaaaaacgacatagtatagcatggctttttcctaaaaaacgacatagtatagtaaggtttttttcctaaaaaacgacatagtgtatatagtaaggctttttttctttaaaaaaaaaacgacatagtatagtaaggcttttttttcttaaaatatgtcatagtttatagtaaggctttttaatttgtaaaaaatgaccatgtatagtaaggcttttaattttttttaaaatgaccatgcaaagtaaggctttttatatttaaaaaaaaaaaacgaacacactcttttacagcatcaagactacaaaaacggcgactatagtacgtcatcttccaaacatggtcattgagtcgggaggacaaatcacctcctatgggcgtggttacgcccattggtgacgcaggtgcttaaattatgcacctgcgCAGCATCTCGCCCCTTGGTGCAgccatttccatgccgtcggtcgaacgactagcacccaaacgaggtaagccctagactagagcaatttactggcctatgtgcatttttaacaccctaccgggagattttttaaggaatcaattgagccaaaacgccaacaaatctgttagtttattgccaggtcgaacacaccgtcgacatttgaagtatgggctccttagcatgtcactagctagcttagcattagcctcacgacatttgacttcaaaagtattttgtccgtattctctccattattgagtcgtgggggaagacttcattttatcaaacaaagccgagatatcaacggtcagtttgccaggtgaaggtgtgttgaatgtaatgatagttttcactgcgattgctaaacgcccttttccaatttgtaattctgttttaaataaaaatcattgataccaaaatggttaagccgactttcGCCTagtttttaacatcagtctgtatattgaatcgctttgtctggaaaggggaaattagcaccgagcactcactaatttattttcattctttatcttgatcatttactttaagatttctctttcctgtaataattgtttgcacttcccaaatagcttggttaaatcaagatgaagcttttcccgtgtgtccagaaccatgcacacccttgaggggagaggagactgggccaaggtatcaaggtaatactaattacccccccccccccaaaaaaaaaccccacctaaacctatctgttgaatctccagtctctgtatatgataacttttgctcaatttttttttttgcatgcaccaggtccatggtgatgtccagaccctggaggaccaggtgatcttcccaggttgcccacttgaagatgatgcatcgtctctgaactctgctgaggttaataccgtattttcacgcctatttggcgcatcgtttcttacgccgcagtgtcagtaacgagtgctatttctgtattttagacacacaaagcatttatttttcatatggattaagatcgaaatgcgatagcgctggctactggaagcagcttatttccgggttatattgtaatgtatccaagtcaaaacattccaatctcacattattttattgactaaagttgcaatttactaaccccctcttattttataggtgatgtcccgatccctaaggtgaggaggatttctttatttttttcaatcaaaaatttcaataaaagagatttgagtgtcatttgtctttgttaaaacacttggagaaaaaagacccaagaccctcaatggtctttttttttttggtgtttattctaaatgttgctttcgtctacaggtggagaacaCCAGCTATCCTAAGcctgcaaatgtatttctttgaataaaaattctgaaatgtcatgttgcttgcatttCTTTGCTAGTACTATGATGAAAAACACATTAGTATAgtttaaaagttttattttcccacaaaatgggaAGTTCATATATatcttccag of the Stigmatopora argus isolate UIUO_Sarg chromosome 10, RoL_Sarg_1.0, whole genome shotgun sequence genome contains:
- the LOC144083410 gene encoding mediator of RNA polymerase II transcription subunit 13-like, with protein sequence MTSCFVPNGASLEDCHSNLFCLADLTGIKWRRFVWEGPTSSPILFPVTEEDPILCSFSRCMAADVLSVWRRHHTPGRRELWLFWWGDDPSFAELIHNELSSEEVGEWESGLSYECRTLLFKAIHNLLERCLMNRGFVRIGKWFVKPYQKDEKVINKSEHLSCAFTFFVHGDSNVCTSVEIAQHQPLQRLSEEHLSLAQQSSSPLQVILSPYGLNGTLTGQGFKMSDHPTQKLIEEWRQFYPISPNPKEVQEEKMEDGDWEDDSLAAVEVLVAGVRMVYPSCLVLLPLTDLPAVIPQGASNISGNMCGAQSGQAAHRDPAMSSVTLTPPTSPEEAQTDYQPAQRWHKLSSASDGYNSNNTLHGGKIPRRLASHMVESVWQECNINRTGNKRKFTTLTNGTCEEEGGKTALWDFVEPVHRPHCNCSRHKSQKQRPNNTSGHPPSTGLPNPPAPKHKLAEKLEKVEKQQKRPQTPFHHRNSVSDEQPLEPQTQRLCLRTQEEGSYPSLHHVDTTAPPKAPTLHTHGPPADLVGSPPPPPLSPHPCDHAEGEVTPSGMKNSTPIHQPFYPPSVEPCLLPQKSASEEPPPENMPLPLPFPTPFNDASEPSVFIGSAVNPNEDSGHNPWKYFNLPKKKAAIFHTPLLPVDKVRDDSGSAAAVERVVSVTELMAGSMKPLKVSRELLKTYTQRRNTYHSCATMDGDHGEEPDPYAFVEGDEEFRFAEKRDKPGAERDGCKKHKLDDGSEASADEAQGPPGSKPAPSTSLIHENDLTVSYSDLDKIFNSDEDELAPGAKRAGVGVDDKFISKETKPTSLDALSCISTADLHKMFPTPPSLEQQGYSPMNSGSKDSLEAGAGLTSLDGSQLNNNFKMEVEEGFCSPKPSEVKDFSFVYKPETSQPFIGCSMYAPLKTLPSQYLLPIKLPEHKCVYVRSWSIGKMELMPPVVTKDGNIPSVEPEDIQSHTPQTHTPVMSSSAPPSNSGAGILPSPATPRFSVPTPRTPRTPRTPRGPSSVQGSLKYDNSDLYSPASTSSTCRPLSSVEPATVPSIPEAHSLYVTLILSESVMNLFKDCNFDSCCVCVCNMNIRGADVGVYLKDTGEAQYPCTCGFSAVANRRFGQSAGLFLEDELDVVGRGSDASRDTERSFEEQRASAKHKSCSLKEKPPDELILLLQDQCTNPFAPMAGVEYPKLSSAPSSFVRVEERDCYNDCYMALEHGRQFMDNMSGGKVDEALVKSTCLHQWPKCKSADMNKLFSQDVLRVLLSLQPVLQDAIQKKRSVRSWGVQGPLTWQQFHKMAGRGSYGTDESPEPLPIPTFLVGYEYDFVVLSPFGLPYWEKLLLDPFGSQRNVGFVVICPESETLVNRAKIFFKDLSAMYEACQLGQHRPICKNYSDGILKVGSTEGRSMSEQPLSDWFLKMAVRDGNNEAFIKLKLFAQVCRYDLAPYLSEQSLDSSLLSQRNPGTTTSQNSASSAATSGHPSTNAQINSTPQPNPAAPQAMGGLVSSKPGAYPPFVAGGLQGSVAHNGPQSNPQGQSAENAAAQVSSEAPESTMDRDKVGKPTDGESHAISYPPAIVVYIVDPFSYADVDREVHSSAYTLGLLRCYMEMLQFLPARIRNAVSVQIVPCQYLLQPVRSGERHLYGQHLKSLAFSVFTQCRRPLPNSTNFKALTGFGPGLAIDMALKNPERPECLRLYTPPFILAPVKDKQTELGETFGEASQKYNILFVGYCLSHDQRWLLASCTDQHGELLESCIISIDVPNRARRKMGSARQLGLQKLWDWCLGLVQVTSLPWRVVIGRLGRMGHGELRDWSILLSRRNLQSLSKRLKETCRMCGISAADTPSILSACLVAMEPQGSFVVMPDSVSTGSVFGRSTTLNMQTSQLSTPQDTSCTHILVFPTSAMVQVNTNTSEPIDINFNPINPDGSDGMDILDLFDNDMVDPDIISILPNLPTTSPVHSPGSHYHQGGDGSKGQSADRMESHEEALNILQQPMALGYFVSTAKAGPLPDWFWSACPQAQNQCPLFLKASLHLHVSSVQSDELLHSRHSHPLDSNHTSDVLRFVLEQYNALSWLTCDPATQDRRSCLPVHFVVLTQMYNFIMNML
- the LOC144083651 gene encoding uncharacterized protein LOC144083651 — translated: MHLRSISPLGAAISMPSVERLAPKRAWLNQDEAFPVCPEPCTPLRGEETGPRYQGNTMHQVHGDVQTLEDQVIFPGCPLEDDASSLNSAEVMSRSLRWRTPAILSLQMYFFE